CCTTGTATCTGTCAGCAATGTGGCCTTTTAAGATGTAGGGTATGTCACCCATGCAGAGCCCTTCTTCTGTCTCACTCAGCCCCAGTGAGTCACACAGAATAAATGGCAAGGTGTCAGCATTCTTTCCATCGTTTATAAAATATGTTCTGTACtgtataggggaaaaaaaaacttgaagagttcatttttttaaaaactgtaaattgAAATAGAGTTTATCTGTAATGAAGTTGATCAGCAAAAGCCTTTTCAAATCTAAGTGACTTGAGCAAAGACGCAAAGGCTGAGTGACCTAGAATGGACTCACCTTATCAGAGGTCCCACATGTATAAGAACCCACCAAAGCCTGGTTTGTTACATGGCCTCGGAAAATAGACTTTACTGAGTTGAGAAAGCTGGACTTGCCAGCTCCAATtggacccagaagcagaattCGTGTTTGGTGAACCAGGTCTCCATATGGTTTGTAAGTTCTTATGGCAGACAACAACTTCTCCTTGAGCCTGTTTAGAcaagacaattttaaaagttgattaaGGATAGGTCACAAGGCCTTACCATAAACTTTCctagaattcagtttcttttcttataggttattatttatttttgattagcAACTCCTATAAAAAGACATGAAACTATCCTATCTTCAAATCCTATtgtaaaagaagtaaaagcaaacaTAACACTTTTAACTAAAGCAAATCAGACATGAAACTTTTCAGATTTAAGCAACCAGGTCATATACACCCCTGAATAAATATCAACTATGTTAAACATGAAGATAAGTTATCAGCAATAAACTTCAAAAACCACAACATAATATGTGACTTCTGAAGTATATGAAAGTAGACAATTTCTAGCATGTTCTTGGAGTTCATGATGGGTGTTCCCTACCTGCCAACCACCCCTTCCCTAAAGTAGCTGGAACTGGAACTGGAACTGTAAGAATTCTAAGTAAAAAATGCAGACAGATGTATTCAGCCAAATAATCATTTCGCTTCAACTACataaaaacattagaaatatCTTCCATCTACTCagtgttctttttgttttaacactgctattaccaaatattttatgattatagATACAGTTTGTTCTGGGTGATCCACAAGTTTTCTATGATAATTTGTACTACCAATTTTCTTGACAGAACCTGTAACAGAATAAGCCTACGATAATGAACAGAATAATAGAACATTAAAAACATTGACTTACTCTATGACCCCTTCCATCCTCCTTTTGTCCAATAAATCTAGAGAAATAATCAAAGAACAATGACgattacaagctgttgaatgaTGGACACTGAATGAATGTCAATGAATTCactaaggaaaaaatgaagaaatagccTTTCGGTAGGAATAGTGCAGGATAGTGAAAAGCAAATGTAGAAAGTTATGGGAAATCTTCTTAACATCATCACATTTGAAGAGTCTAGAGCTAGAGTCAAGGTGGGCACTGAAAGACTATAGTGTCAGCAgatttttcccccccaaattacCTAGCAGTAGTGTGTGACTCACTCCAACATGGGAGATGAGGGTGGGGTCCTCTGTAAATCACAGAAGCAAGGTCTAGAAACATGGACAGACTAGGGAAAGACAGGAAAtactctaaaatattttctcctccataATCCAACAGATCTGAAAGGGATAATGTGCAaagacacacaaacaaacaaaaaaaattcacaggCACTGGATTTTCTCCAAAATCTACTATTAATAATTGGGCCTCCTGGAACTTCCAATCCAATTGATAttcttcttgctgctttcaagagaATGTAGAACTTCTGCCTAGCCAATCAAAGAGCAGTGAGCGGTTCAGGGGTGGGCTTAGGTCTTCATTTGAACCAATGAGACTCAGGCccagaattcttttctttcttgaaaagaGACACTCTTTTATGATGCATTTAAAACTGAAAGGATTAGGTGTAGTAATGCTGGTAATTCTctaaacaaaagaataataactGTGTGTAACATTTACAACTATAGCTATATGTATGATTACAAAGAAAGCCTCTTTAAATGACCAAAAGTAGAAACAGTCAAGACTACGTTCAATGACtacaataaaactagaaaagaagTGTAAACAAAGGGAAAGGCAACCCCTTAAATAGCTTTAACAcccaaaaggaaattaaaaaatcacaattgtaaatatatagaaaataacaataatacaaATACTTAATATAAACCTTGTGATAAAAGTACATTTcatgaaaaacaataaagaaggaaatagaaaatcgaaacagaaaagaataaaagggaacAAACCTTAGAAATATCAGAATATAACAGAAATACAAATCCATAAAtcaaaaaaaggataaattaacatagtaattaattaattaaaaatgtgaaataaataaattgctaaCTAGTCTAATGAAAGAAAGCCAAATTCATGAAAGGTCACACCATAGCTCACATACCAGAATGGTTACATATTGTAAAACTAGTAATAAAAAATGTGGGGAAAGATTCGGAGTGGCAGGAAGTCTCGTACACTGCTTGTGGTAGTGGAAATGGGTATGACAGTGTTGGAAAACTTTGTCAGTATCCACTGAAGCTGAACATACACATACTCAATGACTCAGAAATTTCATACTtatattcttcaaaaaatatgaatatacatGAACCAAAAGACATGCacaagaatatttatagcaatATTATTTGtgatagccccaaactggaagacccaaatgttcatcaaaagtgatttgatttttgattttttttaatatgatagAATCATTGCAATGgaataatatatgaaaatgaaaaggaaaaaatactactACAGGTAGTACTATGGCTGAATCACTAAGGAGGTAGAAATTGAAACAACTGGTCTGTGATACATTCGCTCGCTTTACCAGGTAACActctcaggggaaaaaatgtgacTGGGCtccattttcttataaatatgcTAATAATCTTATCTCCTGGTAAATAGACTAACGATATTTGCTACAAGGAAAGTGCTTATCTCTTGAATGTCCTTGACAGGAGGTCCCTAGCTAAGTATTATTTATAGTAAATAAATCTAGATTATCTGTGTTTATGGGCCATCGATTTTTGAAATGTCACATAAGCTAATTGTgtcagtctgctcaggctgctgtgcagataaacagcagaaatttacttcccacagttctggaggcgaAGTCCCACaccaagatcaaggtgtgggcaaGGTGGGTttccttctgaggcctcttctcttggcttgcaggtggccacCATCTTGCTGTCTGCTCACAAGGCCTCTTCTTCTGGATTCGAGGAGAGGGAAAAAGTTCCCTGGTGTCCCTTCTTATATGGAAATGTATCCTATCCCTATCAGATTACAGCGCCACTATTATGacctcacttaaccttaattacttcttttgGGGCCCCATCTCCATGTATAGTCACATTGGGTGTTaggactttaacatatgaatttgggggagacacaatcCGGTCCATAGCACCAGCATGTAAATGTTCCATAACCTAACCACTCTGATATCTAAGGCGGCCCACAAACTTAATTTTGAATCCCTGCATGTTGTTCTTAGCCAGAAAGCATGTCAAATATGGAAAGGAAGAACCTAGGAGCCACGCAGAATATCCTAGtactttttctgccttctctgagaTTTTTGATTGGCTTTATTCTTGAAATTATTAGTAAAACTTGATCCTGGGTACGACATTTGATTAGTAGAGCTCTGGTTTTACAATCCAGTCCCCTGTATTAGCCCAATCTTTCATACACGGTATTGaaggaaagaagtcagacagaaaagagCATATACTTTGCTGTGGTTCCATccatataaaattcaaaaataataagtATTAATTAATGTTAATATGAGCCAGAAAGATGGTTACCTTTGGTTAGTAATAACTGAGAAGAGTCTTAAAGGAGTCTTCTGAAATGATGGTAATAATCTATTTCTTCATCCAGGCAGTGGTTATGTGAGTGTATCCAATTTATAAAAGTTTGTCATTTGATACACTGATCAATTATGCATTTCCTTTAAtgtattatacttcaataaacagtTTACTTAACTGGTTGAGGATGGTCAACATCATGACATATCCAAGTAAATTTACCAGACTTCAACAATAAGAAGTTTTTAGTTGTTTGGGACAGTGAGGAAGAAAGATTAAATCACTCAAGGAGAAACAGttaaaaatactacaaataaaTACGCCTAACCTGAGTTTTTCGACAATTGTAATGTTTCCAACAGTGCTGTTGAAATATTACAATATTCCCCCAAATAAAGTGTGCTCCATGAAATATGTATTCTGATAGTCGTTTATGTATAAAAAACACAATTAGTTTGGAACATGCAAATGCTCAAGGAATACTATTCCCAGGAGCCCTGCTTTTAAATGGATAGTTATAAGAAACTATTTcacagaagaaatataaatggccaatacACAGAGACCTGTTAGTGATCAGGGATacacaaataaaatgagaaaccatCTTTTGACCATGAAGTtggtaaatattctaaatattaataatagtaaagATTGGCAAGGATACAGGGAAAGAGGTATTTCTGTAACAGCCCTGGGGATAACAAAGACCACTGAAGCTTTGTTGTCTAATGAAATGCAAAAGCACATAATTCTTAAAACAGCGATTCCACCACTGGGAAGTTACCAAAAAGAAGTAATTTTGTGCACAGATATATGCATGCATGTATCACAGAAGCATGGATTATAACAGCAAATATAGGAAACAATTGAAATGtcctttaatagaaaaataaggaaattaattttGGCCTTTTGACATAATGGATAGAATGGGAAACTGCAGTAGAAAGGGTCCAGTGCTAATCAAGAGAAGTTCAAACTCTGATTTCTTTCTGAGAATCTCACAATCTTCAAGttgctgctttctctctctcttccttccacctTACCTCCTaatctcccaccccttccccaacaaACTCCAGAAAACCCTATATGCTACTTTCAACTGTAGTTGTGTCATAGAAAACAGATTGTGGCCAGATTTCAGTCTGGGCTGGCTGGAGATGAGGACAAGTGAAAAAGTCACTGTTTCTTACGGGGATGAGCCAGCTAGAACGATCCACACATAAAGACAAAAACTCTGTGTAGGATGATCTGGGTAAACCTACCTTCACATCGAAAAACTTCACATTCCTGGAAGGAAATATATCCAGATAGTCcaagtttttcctttgtttctgggCTAATATACATCCTTTTTCTCTCTagatttacataaaattcaaaattatcttGAAACACCATAGGTAGCTGGAATGGTCCTATTTTGCATTCTGAAATTTCAGtctcttgaaaaacaaaaagggtGATGAAAACATATTCCTCTTTGTCATTGTTCTGCGCATACACCCCAACAATGTAATCTCCAACATAAATCACTGTTATAGTAGGTCCTTGATTAGAGCATCTCTCAAGCAAACCTTTACTGGAGAACTCATGGACACTGGCCTTATAGAGAAGGCTAAACTGcttttctccaaaataattttGCAGCACTTTTTCTTGCATCCACGTTAAACAAGTTGTCACTGCCATACTTCTCAATCTAGCAGAAAAGCAAACACACTTTCcattaaatattgaaaaacagATTACATGTACTGTCACAAAGCTTGCATTTATGCCCCTTATTTACCTCTCAATTATACATGAAATGAGTAAACAGAGGGTGAATAGATAGCAAGAAAAATCATTAGCTAGTTTTTCATTCTAAGTGATtactttctgatttaaaaaaaggaagaaaaaccattATTTGCAAGTGGCTAGGAAGAGGGGAAAGTAGCAAGTCATTTACCTGTTTGTAGAATCTCTACAAAGGCTGAAGCTGAGAGTAGCTGCTCCGTCTGGACAGCGAGGCAGGCACAAAGTGAAAGCTGAAAATTTCTCAGCAATGAGGCTTCCAAGACTcagggaagaggaaactgaaactcagtgtGACCCAGCCCAGCTGGCTCTGTGCCAGCTTCCCTCCAGTGAGCAAGCAAAAACTGCTCCAGCTAATTTTAGATAGTCAAGTCCCGTAAAAATAAGACGGCGAGAATCAAGGAATGGAAGTCCGAAGGAATCAAACTGATAGAAGAAATTTTCCTGTATTGAGCTATAGGGAAGttattctggcttatacatgagttAACTGGAATTTTATGCTAACTGAAACAGCCTGTTTGCGGCCTATCAAAcatgcattgtacatctgctttaattattaaagaaaagagcACACTGACCAGAATTAAAGAAtgttcatgttaaaaataaagattaaacgCCTCCATTCCTGGGGCACCAATGCTGGTCCTCCCTAGAGGATAAGGCTCCCTTTCCAGGGCCAAGGCCGAGCTGACTCGCTCTGTACATGCTGatctgtgtttttgtgtttttttatgttttttgagaCCTTGAAGAAATGTTTTCCTGACTTACTTAATGTTCTGTGTTCTGACAAGATACAAAACTGTGCTGGAATCCATGCTTCTCCAGAGCAGTGCCTCAGAGTCATGTGGGACGTGGGTTTCCGcgctagtcctcagtttggctcaaataaaactcttttctattcttattattgattattgattatttttgttgACCAAAGCTTAGAGCTCACTACTGTCtttaagtgacttttaaaaaaaatttttaagaaaaattcagtttctgtgTATGTACAGTAAATTACAGTCCATTCTAATCCAGAATGTGTCTCAGATTCATTCACTGCTCTTGATCTCGGCTATCGGTAAGTCCTAAACCAACGTATGTCCTTATGGAGATTGTTGACATAGTCTCCTAGTTGGTTCCTCTGcttttctgctttcctctctccAATTCTTTCTCTTCAACACAGCCAGAATCAACTTGATTTGTAAAACGTTTACTAAATCACATCAATTTCACACAAAAACACATTTCTCTGACTTTATGTTGCTGGGAGCAAGGAGCACAAACTTGTGACCTACAGGCTGAACACAACCTGCAGACTTGTAGGGCCAACAcgattccttttcttctttctttttctttctttctttcttttcctttctttcttttcctttctttctttctttctttctttctttctttctttctttctttctttctttctttcttccttccttccttccttccttccttccttccttcctttcttccttctttcttctttctttctttcttttcttcatttcttcctttctacctttctttctttccttctttctttcttcctttctttctctttctttcttcatttctttctttctttctttcttctttttctttcttttcttcatttcttcctttctacctttctttcttctttctttccttctttcttttttcttcctttctttcttctttcttcctttctttcttctttcttcctttctttctctttctttctttcttcctttcttttcttcctttcttcctttctacctttctttctttcttttttttttctttccatctttcttttattttttcagtggggAGTGTGGGGATTTTAAATTTCAATGCTTTTATATCATTCCAGTTCCCAATTATCCTAACAAATCCCCTATTCTTGGTTCTGCAAATTTAAATTAGCTGCCTGGACCAGAATGGAATTCAAGTTTTTgatgctattaaaaaacaaaagcaatatcgaataaaaatattttaagcagttTTAGGTATTATTTACTTAGTTAAAAAAGTGCCAGAACTTATTACATGCTTATTATTTGCCAACCTGTTTCCATgtatctcatttattcatttcaataaCCTTATGAGAAAGATACTaatatttcctccagttttcagatcaataaacaaaatactggaattaaataatttgctaaaCTTCATTCTGCTACTGAATTTAAGGCCAAGATTTGAGCTATAATCTAAGTGAAAATAGCATGATAATGGTTTCATAAGTACATACATTTACCCAAACTGGTCTAATTATATACTTTCAATAATTTAATGATCTCAGTTATACCtcattatagttatttttaaaagtccaaaatTTCCAAACAGTATATTACCTTGGTTTTCCCTGTTTTGTAAGAAAGTTTGTAGTACCATTAAACTGCCTGGCCACAGTTTAAGGGCAATgacatacataaatatacttaGATAATGCATTtcattaatatgaaaataaaagtaaaaaaataacatCTAAGAGATCACTGATCTTCCACTGAATTGATGCTCTTTTCAAAAGTCATTAATTGTCTGCTTACTCTAATGTCTCTAGCTGTGCAAGGTAAGCTTCCTATTTGTGTTGTGAACTAAGagtctttccttcattctttcctccagaaaatatttaccacatacctactatgtgcccccACTGTTCTGAAGCCTAAGGATGCAGTAGACAAGACAGATGAAGTTCCTTCCCCCGTAAAGCTACATTCTTCCCTGGAAGGCAGACAATCAACACAAGCGTCATCCAGAGAAAAGCACTGTGAGGAGAACAAATgagaataagaagaaaaggaatgacGTGAGAAGGTGTCTGCCCTGTACACCACGTGACCAGGAAAGGTCTGAGGAGATGACCTTGAAAAATAAGACCTGAATGAAGGGGCCAGAGTGCCATGGACATGTCTAGGGGAAGGGCACTGTAGGCAGAGAAGGGCAAGCACAGACAAACCTGGATGGCAGTAAGGCCAGTATGGCTGGAGTCAGGTAGATATGGAAGAGAAGGAAGTCAGTGACCACTCTGGTAAGAGAACGAGCATAGGGCACCTCGGAGGCTATTGCAGTAGCAGGTGAAAGATCAAGGTCACGTAGACTGGTGGCAGTGGGGGAAGCAACGCAAAGTGGTCAGAATCTGGATGcctttaaggattaaaaaaaaaaacaaaacaagggaaCTTGTTGTTGGACTGGACATGGGGAGTAGGGAGTAGGAATGAAGGATAAAGGAGCATTTAGTCGACCCCAAGGATTTTGGCTTGAGCACTGAGTAGATGGTGGAAGCATTGACTGAGATGAATATACTAGAAGACTTCTTGAGGGGAAACCACGTAGTCTGTCTTCCACTGAAATCTAGAATTGCATATGTAGTATAGGGAGTTGGGCGTATGAGATCAGAGACCAGGAACGTGGTCAAGGTTAGACTTTGAATTTGAGAATCATCAGCGTATAGATATATTTAAAGCTAAGAGTGAGTTTAAATGAATAAGGGCAGCCCTATGGACCGagacctgcccctctccccaacaTCTACAGGTCATAATGATTAGAAGGGTCTATccaagaaaagtaaagaaaagtaaagaaaatctaGAAGAGTAAGTTATCCCAGGACCCACGTGAAGGAGAAAGTGATCAGCTGCATCAAATGGTGGAGCTCTTTCCTTCAAAGCCTCTTCCACTTATACATCAAGAAAGACTCACTCTCTTCCTGAGGAGCTGGGAGCTTGAGGGATGGTCTTGTCTCA
The Camelus dromedarius isolate mCamDro1 chromosome 14, mCamDro1.pat, whole genome shotgun sequence genome window above contains:
- the IFI44 gene encoding interferon-induced protein 44 isoform X2, with product MAVTTCLTWMQEKVLQNYFGEKQFSLLYKASVHEFSSKGLLERCSNQGPTITVIYVGDYIVGVYAQNNDKEEYVFITLFVFQETEISECKIGPFQLPMVFQDNFEFYVNLERKRMYISPETKEKLGLSGYISFQECEVFRCEDLLDKRRMEGVIELKEKLLSAIRTYKPYGDLVHQTRILLLGPIGAGKSSFLNSVKSIFRGHVTNQALVGSYTCGTSDKYRTYFINDGKNADTLPFILCDSLGLSETEEGLCMGDIPYILKGHIADRYKFDCTKPITPGHDNYIGSPLLKDRIHCVAFVFDANSVEHLSKEMVSKIKRIQRELIKCGVVHVVLLTHVDTLDMIMKGDLMDIYSCLPVKLKISGF
- the IFI44 gene encoding interferon-induced protein 44 isoform X1, coding for MAVTTCLTWMQEKVLQNYFGEKQFSLLYKASVHEFSSKGLLERCSNQGPTITVIYVGDYIVGVYAQNNDKEEYVFITLFVFQETEISECKIGPFQLPMVFQDNFEFYVNLERKRMYISPETKEKLGLSGYISFQECEVFRCEDLLDKRRMEGVIELKEKLLSAIRTYKPYGDLVHQTRILLLGPIGAGKSSFLNSVKSIFRGHVTNQALVGSYTCGTSDKYRTYFINDGKNADTLPFILCDSLGLSETEEGLCMGDIPYILKGHIADRYKFDCTKPITPGHDNYIGSPLLKDRIHCVAFVFDANSVEHLSKEMVSKIKRIQRELIKCGVVHVVLLTHVDTLDMIMKGDLMDIYSCLPVKLKLEAVHRELGFPPSNIFVVRNYTSEWELEPVMDVLILSALRHMLWAADDFLEDLPFEETDRCVW